A part of Prosthecobacter sp. SYSU 5D2 genomic DNA contains:
- a CDS encoding rhodanese-like domain-containing protein, with amino-acid sequence MRILLPLLGLGFCLIGCKPAPALRVDLEPPAVILPASVQEFSPAEAAAWMTENPGALILDARMAEEVTREGKLPGSQHHDYLKPTTQEYLATLDRQKPCLIYCALGGRSRRLAVQMHELGFTRLAVLKDGLNAWQTEGRAVVK; translated from the coding sequence ATGCGTATCCTTCTCCCGCTGCTCGGTCTCGGCTTCTGTCTCATCGGCTGCAAACCTGCGCCTGCCCTCCGGGTGGACCTGGAGCCACCCGCCGTCATCCTGCCCGCCTCAGTTCAGGAGTTCTCCCCCGCCGAAGCCGCTGCCTGGATGACCGAAAACCCTGGTGCCCTCATCCTGGACGCACGCATGGCGGAAGAAGTCACCCGCGAGGGAAAACTCCCCGGCTCCCAGCATCACGATTATCTCAAGCCCACCACCCAGGAATACCTGGCCACGCTGGACCGCCAAAAACCCTGCCTCATCTACTGCGCCCTCGGCGGCCGCTCCCGCCGCCTGGCCGTGCAGATGCATGAGCTAGGTTTCACCCGTCTTGCGGTTCTCAAAGACGGACTGAATGCCTGGCAGACAGAAGGCCGCGCTGTCGTCAAGTAA
- a CDS encoding arylsulfatase → MKSARLLSFALSLLLSFIPALGAERPNMIFILCDDLAQGDLGCYGQKLIQTPNLDKMAAEGTMFPQLYSGTSVCAPSRSSLMTGMHMGNCPIRANREVQPEGQMPLPEGTLTVAQVLKEAGYATACMGKWGMGMFDTPGSPLKVGFDHFYGYNCQRHAHSYFPTYLWNDDQRIPLDGKTYAQELIAQDTLNWVRKQADKPFFLFYAITLPHGKFEIDDQGLYKDKPWTELQKNYAAMVTRLDSDVGRLMDLLKELKVDEKTLVIFSGDNGASFAPDSEVGSLFDQSMGGKLRGYKRGLYEGGLREAGIARWPGKVPAGQVNEAPWAFWDFLPTAAELADAKLPANAPKDGHSVVSLLKGGEAPEREYFYWELHEKASIQALRFGDWKAVKNGPMSPTELYDLKTDLSESKDVAKDHPELVAKAEAMMKVARTEDPNWPMVQNRAGKGKGKKKAAK, encoded by the coding sequence ATGAAATCTGCGCGCCTCCTTTCATTTGCCCTTTCCCTTCTGCTGTCGTTTATCCCGGCCCTGGGGGCTGAGCGGCCTAACATGATCTTCATTCTCTGTGACGACCTGGCCCAAGGGGATCTGGGCTGCTATGGGCAGAAGCTGATCCAGACGCCTAACCTGGACAAGATGGCAGCGGAAGGGACAATGTTTCCGCAACTGTATTCAGGCACGAGTGTCTGCGCTCCATCACGCAGCTCTCTGATGACGGGTATGCACATGGGCAACTGCCCCATCCGGGCCAACCGGGAAGTGCAGCCGGAGGGCCAGATGCCGCTGCCGGAAGGCACGCTGACGGTGGCGCAGGTTCTGAAGGAGGCAGGGTATGCAACGGCCTGCATGGGCAAGTGGGGGATGGGCATGTTTGATACTCCCGGCAGTCCGCTGAAGGTGGGGTTCGACCACTTTTATGGTTACAACTGCCAGCGCCATGCGCATAGCTACTTCCCCACCTACCTTTGGAATGATGACCAGAGAATCCCGCTGGACGGGAAGACGTATGCGCAGGAACTCATCGCCCAGGATACGCTGAACTGGGTGCGCAAACAGGCCGACAAACCCTTCTTCCTTTTCTATGCCATCACCCTGCCGCATGGCAAATTTGAGATTGATGACCAGGGCCTTTACAAGGACAAACCATGGACCGAGTTGCAGAAGAACTATGCGGCCATGGTGACGCGGCTGGACAGCGATGTGGGCCGCCTGATGGACCTGCTGAAGGAACTGAAGGTCGATGAGAAAACGCTGGTGATTTTTTCCGGTGACAACGGTGCCTCATTTGCGCCGGACTCCGAGGTAGGGAGCTTGTTTGACCAGTCCATGGGCGGCAAGCTGCGGGGCTACAAACGAGGGTTGTATGAAGGCGGTCTGCGTGAGGCCGGGATCGCCCGCTGGCCCGGTAAAGTGCCTGCCGGGCAGGTGAATGAAGCGCCGTGGGCTTTCTGGGATTTCCTGCCAACTGCGGCAGAACTGGCGGACGCCAAACTGCCTGCGAATGCGCCCAAGGACGGTCATTCCGTAGTGTCGCTGCTCAAGGGCGGCGAGGCACCGGAGCGAGAGTACTTTTACTGGGAGCTGCACGAAAAAGCGTCCATTCAGGCGCTGCGGTTTGGAGACTGGAAGGCTGTTAAAAACGGGCCGATGAGCCCAACAGAACTCTATGATCTGAAGACGGATCTGAGTGAATCCAAGGACGTGGCGAAGGATCATCCGGAACTGGTGGCGAAGGCGGAAGCGATGATGAAAGTGGCACGCACCGAGGATCCCAACTGGCCGATGGTGCAGAACCGCGCGGGCAAAGGCAAGGGCAAGAAAAAGGCAGCGAAGTGA
- a CDS encoding acetylxylan esterase: protein MKRLVPLLLLFILSISLHAADPVITPRDWMVDGVKREALLYIPPQAAKETTPVIFAFHGHGGNMRNSVRTFPFPALWPEALVVYMQGLNTPGRLTDPEGKKPGWQHGLGDQDDRDLKFFDAVLASLKADYKVDANRIYSTGHSNGGGFTYLLWGARGDVFAAMAPSASAASKTLPLLKPKPVMHIAGENDPLVKFAWQKVTIDSLIRLNQCGKGRAWDQDENCTLYPSATGHPVVTALHPGGHEYRKDTPPLIVKFFKQHAKGGATAAP, encoded by the coding sequence ATGAAACGACTGGTTCCTCTTCTGCTGCTCTTCATCCTCAGCATCAGCCTGCATGCCGCAGACCCCGTCATCACCCCGCGGGACTGGATGGTGGATGGTGTCAAACGTGAGGCTCTCCTTTACATCCCGCCGCAGGCTGCCAAGGAGACCACCCCGGTCATTTTTGCCTTTCACGGTCATGGGGGGAATATGCGAAATTCCGTCCGTACCTTTCCTTTTCCTGCCCTTTGGCCAGAGGCTCTGGTCGTTTACATGCAGGGCTTAAATACCCCTGGCCGCCTGACCGATCCTGAAGGCAAAAAGCCTGGCTGGCAGCACGGTCTTGGAGATCAGGATGACCGCGATTTGAAATTCTTCGATGCCGTCCTCGCCAGCCTCAAAGCCGATTACAAAGTGGATGCCAACCGCATCTATTCCACCGGCCACTCCAATGGCGGCGGCTTCACTTACTTGCTATGGGGGGCCCGTGGGGATGTCTTTGCCGCCATGGCCCCATCAGCCTCCGCAGCCTCCAAGACCCTCCCGTTGCTGAAGCCCAAACCCGTCATGCACATCGCAGGCGAGAACGATCCATTGGTCAAATTTGCCTGGCAGAAAGTCACCATTGATTCGCTCATCCGCCTAAACCAGTGCGGCAAAGGCCGCGCCTGGGACCAGGATGAAAACTGCACCCTTTATCCCTCCGCCACCGGGCATCCCGTCGTCACCGCACTGCATCCAGGGGGCCACGAATACCGCAAGGATACCCCGCCGCTCATCGTGAAGTTTTTCAAGCAGCATGCCAAAGGCGGAGCCACTGCGGCACCGTGA
- a CDS encoding pirin family protein has protein sequence MKTIQRIQHSSAMHWVGNGFPVRSVFDYNGLGRELSPFLLLDYAAPHLFAPGKGKRGVGAHPHKGFETVTIAYQGELEHRDSSGGGGKIGPGDVQWMTAGKGIIHEEFHSEEFTRQGGTLQMVQLWVNLRAKDKGTPPRYQTLLKADIPSVALPDDAGSLRVIAGEFDGHAGSAQTFSPIQLWDVTLGAGKTVTLPVPDGHTTALLLLAGELLVNDEGQAREADLVMFKRQGDRVVIHARAEARLLVMDGEPLNEPVVGHGPFVMNTMEEIQAAFEEFERGEMGDLEH, from the coding sequence ATGAAAACGATTCAACGCATTCAACACAGCTCCGCCATGCACTGGGTGGGCAACGGCTTTCCGGTCCGCTCGGTTTTTGATTACAACGGACTGGGCCGGGAACTGAGCCCGTTTCTTTTGCTCGACTATGCCGCCCCTCATCTCTTTGCCCCTGGCAAGGGGAAGCGGGGAGTGGGGGCGCATCCGCACAAGGGATTTGAAACCGTCACTATCGCCTATCAGGGGGAACTGGAGCACCGTGATTCCAGCGGCGGCGGCGGCAAGATCGGCCCGGGGGATGTGCAGTGGATGACGGCCGGGAAGGGGATCATCCATGAGGAGTTCCATTCGGAAGAATTCACCCGTCAGGGCGGAACCTTGCAGATGGTGCAGCTCTGGGTCAACCTGCGGGCGAAGGACAAAGGCACCCCTCCCCGCTACCAAACTTTGCTCAAAGCCGACATCCCTTCCGTAGCCTTACCTGATGATGCCGGAAGCCTGCGGGTGATCGCTGGGGAGTTTGACGGTCATGCCGGAAGTGCGCAGACTTTCTCTCCGATCCAGCTTTGGGACGTAACTCTGGGCGCAGGCAAGACCGTGACACTGCCGGTGCCCGATGGCCATACCACTGCCTTGCTGCTGCTGGCGGGGGAACTGCTGGTCAATGATGAGGGCCAGGCACGGGAGGCGGATCTGGTGATGTTCAAACGGCAGGGCGACCGCGTCGTCATTCATGCCCGCGCTGAGGCTAGGCTGCTGGTCATGGATGGTGAGCCGCTGAACGAACCTGTGGTGGGTCACGGTCCTTTTGTGATGAACACAATGGAGGAGATCCAAGCGGCCTTTGAGGAGTTTGAGCGTGGTGAGATGGGAGATCTGGAACACTGA
- the modA gene encoding molybdate ABC transporter substrate-binding protein, translating to MFRKLLAIVLLIAAGGLAFYSLRTESSASGKSLTVYCAAGLKKPVEAIATQYEKDTGTSIALQFGGTGTLLSQLRVANRGDLFIAADDAALADAHKLEVTREVLPLAVQHPVIAVAKGNPKNIRTLADLEKPDIRLALTNPEAASNGKIAQKILGARWEVLAKKAAVMKPTVTEIAADTKLGAVDAALVWDSTVPQFKGLEAVKIPELSTHEEKASAAVLSSAVSSVEALKFARYLSAPEKGGTLFKEHGFQAAGGDAWVVKPELVLYSGGVNRPAIEKLVQDFATREGISITTVFNGCGILCAAMKTMEDSSSSNYPDVYYACDVCFVPPVAENFPEAVLLTEAEIIIAVPKGNPKNIKTLADLARPGLRVGICNAEQSTLGFMTQGILKSMNLFESVSKNASSQVPTGDFLVNQLRTGSLDAAVVYHINIQNEIEHFESIPLPADKAKAIQPFAVRVNSPRRQLGYRLLAWLRANQKSFTDAGFVWRGDAPAVKSSELEIPEWLQQR from the coding sequence ATGTTCCGAAAACTTCTCGCCATTGTCCTGCTCATCGCCGCCGGAGGACTGGCCTTTTACAGCCTGCGCACGGAATCATCTGCCTCAGGGAAGTCCCTCACCGTCTATTGCGCCGCCGGGCTGAAGAAACCGGTGGAAGCCATCGCCACGCAGTATGAAAAAGACACCGGCACGTCAATCGCCCTCCAGTTCGGAGGCACCGGCACCCTTCTCAGCCAGCTCCGTGTGGCCAACCGGGGAGACCTGTTCATCGCTGCGGATGACGCGGCCCTGGCCGATGCCCACAAGCTGGAAGTCACCCGGGAAGTCCTGCCCCTGGCCGTCCAGCATCCCGTCATCGCGGTTGCCAAAGGCAATCCCAAAAACATTCGCACCCTGGCCGATTTGGAAAAGCCGGACATCCGACTGGCCCTGACCAACCCGGAGGCCGCCAGCAACGGCAAGATTGCGCAAAAAATCCTCGGTGCCCGCTGGGAAGTCCTGGCCAAAAAAGCCGCCGTCATGAAACCCACTGTGACGGAAATCGCTGCCGATACCAAGCTTGGGGCCGTGGATGCCGCCCTTGTCTGGGACAGCACCGTCCCCCAGTTTAAAGGGCTTGAAGCAGTCAAAATCCCCGAACTCTCCACCCATGAAGAAAAGGCCAGTGCTGCCGTGCTGAGCAGCGCTGTTTCCTCCGTTGAAGCCCTGAAATTCGCCCGCTACCTCTCCGCCCCGGAAAAAGGTGGCACCCTCTTTAAAGAGCATGGCTTCCAGGCCGCAGGCGGTGATGCCTGGGTGGTGAAACCCGAACTCGTCCTCTACAGCGGCGGCGTCAACCGGCCCGCCATTGAAAAGCTGGTCCAGGACTTCGCCACCCGTGAAGGCATCAGCATCACCACCGTTTTCAACGGCTGCGGTATCCTCTGCGCCGCCATGAAGACCATGGAAGACAGCAGCAGCTCCAATTACCCGGATGTCTATTATGCCTGCGATGTCTGCTTCGTCCCGCCCGTGGCTGAAAACTTCCCGGAGGCCGTCCTGCTGACCGAGGCCGAAATCATCATCGCCGTGCCAAAGGGCAATCCCAAGAATATCAAGACCCTGGCCGACCTCGCCCGCCCCGGCCTGCGTGTCGGCATCTGCAATGCTGAGCAGTCCACCCTCGGCTTCATGACCCAGGGCATATTGAAGTCCATGAACCTGTTTGAGAGCGTCAGCAAAAACGCCTCCAGCCAGGTCCCCACTGGCGACTTCCTGGTCAATCAACTGCGCACCGGCTCCCTCGATGCCGCCGTCGTTTACCACATCAACATCCAGAACGAGATCGAGCACTTCGAATCCATCCCCCTGCCTGCCGACAAGGCCAAAGCCATCCAGCCCTTTGCCGTGCGGGTGAATTCCCCACGTCGTCAGCTTGGTTACCGCCTGCTGGCCTGGCTGAGGGCTAACCAAAAGAGCTTCACCGATGCCGGATTTGTCTGGCGTGGTGATGCTCCCGCCGTGAAAAGCAGCGAACTCGAGATTCCCGAATGGCTTCAACAGCGCTAA
- a CDS encoding MmcQ/YjbR family DNA-binding protein, translated as MTLADFCAHCLSLPHVEETTPFGPDVLVYKVAGKMFALATPDDYPPSVNLKCEPERAIELRDRYEEIQPGYHMNKRHWNTVMLEGRLPEKLLKELIHHSYELVVAGLPKKTREALAADG; from the coding sequence ATGACACTCGCTGACTTCTGTGCTCACTGCCTTTCCCTGCCCCATGTGGAGGAGACGACGCCCTTTGGCCCGGATGTGCTGGTGTATAAAGTGGCGGGAAAGATGTTTGCCCTGGCCACCCCGGATGATTACCCGCCCTCAGTAAACCTGAAATGTGAGCCAGAACGGGCCATTGAACTGCGCGACCGGTATGAGGAAATCCAGCCAGGGTATCACATGAACAAGCGCCACTGGAACACAGTGATGCTGGAGGGCCGGCTGCCGGAAAAGCTGTTGAAGGAACTCATCCACCATTCCTATGAACTGGTGGTGGCAGGGCTGCCAAAGAAAACGCGGGAGGCGCTGGCGGCAGATGGCTGA
- a CDS encoding VOC family protein has translation MNPEPLHPQTRIGHVHLKVADLERALQFYSGVLGFTVTQRYGKEAAFVSAGGYHHHIALNTWESRGGSPPPPGSTGLYHTAILYPSRAALADAFRRVQAAGIPLDGASDHGVSQALYLRDPDQNGVELYWDRPESEWPRNADGSLAMYSRHLDLESLIQA, from the coding sequence ATGAACCCCGAGCCACTCCACCCTCAAACCCGTATCGGCCATGTCCACCTGAAGGTGGCGGACCTGGAGCGGGCGCTTCAGTTCTACTCGGGTGTGCTCGGCTTCACCGTCACGCAGCGTTACGGCAAGGAAGCAGCTTTTGTTTCCGCAGGCGGTTATCATCACCACATCGCTCTAAATACCTGGGAAAGCCGGGGCGGATCTCCACCGCCGCCTGGCTCTACCGGTCTCTACCATACCGCCATCCTCTATCCCTCCCGCGCGGCTCTGGCGGATGCTTTTCGCCGGGTCCAGGCGGCGGGCATTCCCCTGGATGGCGCATCCGATCATGGCGTGAGCCAGGCCTTATACCTTCGCGACCCGGATCAAAACGGCGTCGAGCTTTACTGGGACCGCCCCGAATCCGAATGGCCGCGCAATGCCGACGGCAGCCTGGCCATGTATTCGCGTCACCTGGACCTTGAGTCCCTGATCCAAGCCTAA
- a CDS encoding alpha/beta hydrolase-fold protein — MRCTAFILILLTASASLLPAQTQKASKAAPAKSSPFSWVAPMANQEYAKKVLPSGVRHATFKSPSMGIDVGYYIYLPPGYEEGKGRYPVVYHLHGGRPGAENKAVRLAEYVDKAIAAGIIEPTLYIFPNGGPVSWYDMPDIKHGLGESVFVNEVIPHIDATYRTWGTREGRALEGYSQGGRGTTRMMFRYPQLFLSVAPGGSGYKPEKVIQENDGYESPSLRFLPVGTNTWDLAKEYASKSDRLPLSILIWDGTKCFNYEYNLKYSAYLKELGVEHTFLSILDVAHTATGSYEVKGDDIMRHHQQTFDKYRPASSAK, encoded by the coding sequence ATGCGCTGTACCGCTTTTATTCTCATCCTTCTCACCGCTTCCGCCAGCCTGCTGCCTGCCCAGACACAAAAGGCATCCAAAGCCGCTCCAGCCAAAAGCAGCCCCTTTAGCTGGGTCGCACCGATGGCTAACCAGGAGTATGCTAAAAAAGTTCTTCCGTCTGGTGTCAGGCATGCCACCTTCAAAAGTCCCTCCATGGGTATCGATGTCGGATATTACATTTACCTCCCTCCCGGCTATGAAGAGGGAAAAGGGCGGTACCCCGTCGTTTATCATCTCCACGGTGGCCGCCCCGGTGCGGAGAATAAGGCGGTACGGCTGGCTGAATACGTGGATAAAGCCATCGCTGCAGGCATCATCGAACCCACCCTATATATCTTCCCGAATGGCGGCCCGGTGAGCTGGTATGACATGCCGGACATCAAGCACGGCCTGGGTGAATCCGTCTTCGTCAACGAGGTCATCCCTCACATAGACGCGACTTATCGCACCTGGGGCACCCGCGAAGGCCGTGCCCTCGAAGGGTATTCCCAGGGCGGCCGCGGCACTACCCGCATGATGTTCCGTTATCCGCAGCTCTTTCTTTCCGTCGCCCCTGGCGGCTCAGGCTATAAACCGGAAAAAGTCATCCAGGAAAACGACGGGTATGAATCTCCTAGCCTACGTTTCCTTCCGGTCGGCACGAATACCTGGGATCTGGCCAAGGAATACGCTTCAAAATCCGACCGCCTGCCATTGAGCATCCTCATCTGGGACGGCACCAAGTGCTTCAATTACGAATACAATCTCAAGTACTCGGCCTATCTCAAGGAGCTTGGCGTTGAGCATACCTTTCTTTCCATTCTCGATGTGGCCCATACCGCCACCGGCAGTTATGAAGTGAAGGGCGATGATATCATGCGTCATCATCAGCAGACCTTTGACAAGTACCGCCCGGCATCATCCGCGAAATAA
- a CDS encoding DASS family sodium-coupled anion symporter, whose protein sequence is MPAPQPTPAPASLLPHGAPSWRIAITALVLAGAVSWGLISTGAAPREAGFMSGIFVLALLLWVTEAIPLFATSLLVIGLEALLLANPGNWPGLGFESGESPSYRDIFNIAADPVLLLFFGGFVLAQTAVNEGVDRSMSLILLKPFGGKPRQVLLGMMLVTLIFSMWMSNTATAAMMLALATPLLAALPPGEPFRKALLLGIAFSANIGGMSTPISSPPNAVAVGFLADAGHAVTFLDWMLIAIPLAVFLTLFAWWLLYRLYKPVASGLRLKLTSEPLSRRGWLVVCVFTITVLLWMSDQWHGLPASVVALFPAIVLTGAGVFTREDLGRLEWRILILIAGGISLGMGMQMTGLDQMISTFLPTSGSGIWLLTVLVAATLVVGTFMSNTAAANLFLPLGISSATAVAGGGLHPVQMALSIAMVASMTMMLPISTPPNALAYARGEFTSAEMARTAILISLTAAVLIVLTGGFIMNFWGVLK, encoded by the coding sequence ATGCCAGCCCCCCAGCCAACTCCCGCTCCTGCCAGCTTGCTGCCGCATGGTGCTCCCTCCTGGCGTATCGCCATCACCGCCCTCGTCCTTGCGGGCGCTGTCTCCTGGGGCCTCATCAGCACGGGTGCGGCTCCTCGTGAGGCTGGATTCATGTCAGGCATCTTCGTTCTTGCACTCCTCCTGTGGGTGACTGAAGCCATCCCCCTTTTCGCCACCTCTCTTCTGGTCATCGGTCTTGAAGCCCTGCTTCTGGCCAACCCAGGAAACTGGCCCGGCCTGGGTTTTGAATCGGGTGAATCACCCTCTTACCGGGACATCTTTAACATAGCGGCAGATCCCGTACTGCTGCTGTTCTTCGGTGGTTTTGTCCTGGCTCAGACCGCCGTCAATGAAGGTGTGGACCGCTCCATGTCCCTGATCCTTTTAAAACCGTTTGGTGGTAAACCCCGGCAGGTGCTGCTGGGAATGATGCTCGTCACCCTGATCTTCAGCATGTGGATGAGCAATACCGCCACCGCCGCCATGATGCTGGCGCTGGCCACGCCCTTGCTGGCCGCCCTTCCGCCAGGCGAGCCCTTCCGCAAAGCCCTGCTCCTGGGCATCGCCTTTTCCGCCAACATCGGCGGTATGAGCACCCCCATCTCCTCGCCGCCCAATGCCGTGGCCGTCGGCTTTCTGGCGGATGCCGGGCATGCGGTGACCTTCCTGGACTGGATGCTCATCGCCATCCCATTGGCCGTGTTTTTGACCCTGTTTGCCTGGTGGCTGCTTTACCGGCTATACAAGCCTGTGGCTTCAGGCCTTCGTCTAAAGCTCACCAGTGAGCCCTTGAGCCGCCGTGGCTGGCTGGTGGTCTGCGTCTTTACTATCACGGTATTGCTCTGGATGAGCGACCAGTGGCATGGCCTGCCTGCTTCCGTGGTGGCCCTTTTTCCCGCCATTGTTCTGACCGGGGCAGGAGTCTTTACGCGCGAGGATCTCGGTCGTCTTGAATGGCGCATCCTCATTCTCATCGCCGGTGGCATCTCTCTGGGCATGGGCATGCAGATGACGGGGCTGGACCAGATGATCTCCACCTTCCTTCCCACCTCCGGCAGCGGCATCTGGCTGCTCACCGTCCTCGTCGCCGCGACGTTGGTGGTGGGCACCTTCATGTCTAATACCGCAGCGGCGAATCTTTTCCTTCCCCTCGGCATCTCCTCCGCCACCGCCGTCGCGGGAGGTGGTCTGCATCCCGTGCAGATGGCTCTCAGCATTGCCATGGTCGCCTCCATGACCATGATGCTGCCCATCAGCACCCCGCCCAATGCTCTCGCTTATGCGCGTGGTGAATTCACCTCCGCCGAGATGGCCCGCACCGCCATCCTCATCAGCCTCACCGCCGCCGTTCTGATCGTTCTTACAGGTGGCTTCATCATGAACTTCTGGGGCGTGCTGAAGTAA